The following nucleotide sequence is from Leptospira hartskeerlii.
TTGAAATGTTAACTCTACTCTTGTCGGATAGGAATGCGATTTAGTAGTCATCGGTGCAATAATGACCGTACTAATAAATTTATTCATCTCATTAGGTGAGATTATAACGCATGGTCTTGATTTTTTGATTTCGTGTCCGATAGTTGGATCTAAGTTAATCAAAAATACTTCGTATTGAGAAACTACCATTCCCAATCCTTAGTGGAAAGATCTATAGAATCTGGAATAAGCAATTTGTCTTCTTTTCTTTCAGACATTGCTTTAAACTGTTTTTCCCAACCATCTCTAGGCTTGGCTTTTAGAGGAACTATAATGATCTTATTCTTATCTATAAGTAAGTCTACTTCTTCCTCAATATGGCATTCTTCCAAGACCGCTTTAGGGATTCTTATACCTTTCGAATTGCCTATTTTGACTACGGAAGCTCTCATGGTAATTACTATGTAATTACAAATAATTCTGTCAAACAAAATTCAATTTTATAGAGACTATTAAAACCCCCGTGTTTTTAAATTTTTAGTTAAAAGAAGATCATTTAAAAACTGACGTCTAACGACCAAGGCTTGGCGACGTTTCGCGAGTGCGTAA
It contains:
- a CDS encoding type II toxin-antitoxin system PemK/MazF family toxin, with product MVVSQYEVFLINLDPTIGHEIKKSRPCVIISPNEMNKFISTVIIAPMTTKSHSYPTRVELTFQSKKGWIVLDQIRTVDKIRLIKKLGKIESKTITKVKQVIQEMLVD
- a CDS encoding AbrB/MazE/SpoVT family DNA-binding domain-containing protein, giving the protein MRASVVKIGNSKGIRIPKAVLEECHIEEEVDLLIDKNKIIIVPLKAKPRDGWEKQFKAMSERKEDKLLIPDSIDLSTKDWEW